From the Desulfonatronovibrio magnus genome, one window contains:
- a CDS encoding DUF7713 domain-containing protein: protein MSDNFEKFTCFSCGEKFPGYEGVSLQDDGESNFYCNSCYNQEISEMYGFDFTDISFHPVTFSDSEGIKHTFHISTRIFGPHVTLEAYELIDDSPGGYSFSVMGDVEDDLIGLFTKLIDRVQRQVSMKHIEISDSYGYTINDNDTVRGYITDDPEIDLFPCVVIDGKEISWEEFGRMIMVYNGFNFKMEIFDKTEER, encoded by the coding sequence ATGTCAGACAATTTTGAAAAATTCACATGCTTTTCATGTGGAGAAAAATTTCCAGGTTATGAGGGTGTTTCGCTGCAAGACGATGGCGAAAGCAATTTTTATTGTAACAGTTGCTATAACCAAGAAATTTCAGAAATGTATGGTTTTGATTTTACAGATATATCTTTTCATCCGGTTACATTCTCAGATTCTGAAGGTATCAAACACACATTTCATATTTCAACGAGAATATTTGGACCTCATGTCACATTGGAAGCCTATGAATTAATAGATGATTCTCCTGGTGGATATAGTTTTTCGGTAATGGGGGATGTGGAAGACGATTTGATCGGTCTGTTCACGAAGTTAATCGACAGAGTACAGCGCCAGGTATCCATGAAACATATTGAGATTTCAGATTCATACGGATATACGATCAATGATAACGATACGGTGAGAGGGTACATCACAGATGATCCAGAAATTGACCTGTTTCCCTGTGTGGTTATAGATGGCAAAGAAATATCATGGGAAGAGTTTGGCAGGATGATCATGGTTTACAATGGGTTCAACTTTAAAATGGAGATATTCGACAAGACAGAGGAAAGATGA
- a CDS encoding UPF0149 family protein gives MQSYHELLSEHELDELGDFLDDIPGSMNIEMMDGFLTALACSPELVMPSKFLHQIWGEEREFETAEQAQKYAGMILRHWNSITNQLKENDVFTPVMLDHEEGSIGNDWAAGFLSGVQLGGDDWEDYLDDEEKSAVFVPIFMLAHEHDPDPELRSGPIDSEQREKVLAFLAVCVPKIYAHFDQHRESYASRSQQARTIKRSDRKIGRNEPCPCGSGNKFKKCCGIN, from the coding sequence ATGCAATCTTACCATGAGCTGCTTTCTGAGCATGAGCTGGATGAACTGGGAGATTTTCTTGATGATATTCCAGGCTCCATGAACATTGAAATGATGGATGGTTTCCTGACAGCGCTTGCCTGTTCTCCGGAACTGGTCATGCCCAGTAAGTTTCTACATCAAATCTGGGGAGAGGAACGTGAATTTGAAACGGCTGAGCAGGCCCAGAAGTATGCGGGAATGATTCTCAGGCACTGGAATTCCATAACAAATCAGCTGAAAGAAAATGATGTTTTCACTCCTGTCATGCTTGATCATGAGGAAGGATCCATCGGCAATGACTGGGCCGCGGGTTTCCTGTCAGGCGTTCAGCTTGGAGGAGATGACTGGGAAGATTATCTTGATGACGAAGAAAAATCAGCTGTCTTTGTTCCAATTTTTATGCTTGCTCACGAGCATGACCCTGATCCCGAGCTGCGGTCCGGCCCTATAGATTCAGAACAGCGTGAAAAAGTCCTGGCTTTTCTGGCTGTATGTGTTCCCAAGATTTATGCTCATTTTGACCAGCACAGAGAATCCTATGCTTCACGTTCCCAGCAGGCCAGAACAATAAAACGATCTGACCGTAAAATCGGAAGAAATGAACCATGCCCGTGCGGAAGCGGGAATAAATTTAAAAAATGTTGCGGCATCAATTAA